In the Sandaracinus amylolyticus genome, CCGCGTGCTCGAGAGGGCGCGCGGCCTTCGCGCTTCGTGTGGTACCGATCCTCGCGCCGCGCCCGTGGGGGGCGAGCGGCACTGCGATGGAGCGTGTGATGAGCGTGAAGCGGACACCCGGTCGCGTGGTCTGGCGCGAGCTCACGACCGACGACGCCGACAAGGCGCAGGCCTTCTACTCGGCGCTCTTCGGATGGCGGTTCGTGGACTTCCCGATGGGCGAGGGCGCGCCGCCCTATCCAATCGCGCACGTCGGCGAGAAGGGCATCGGCGGCATCATGAAGAAGCCGGAGGGCGCGCCGTTCCCGCCGTTCTGGCTGAGCTACGTGTCGGTCGAGGACGTCGACGCCGCGGTCGCGCGCATGAACGAGGCGGGTGGGTCCACGATGATGCCGCCGACCGACGTGCCGGAGGTCGGTCGCCTCGCGATCGTCGCGGACTTCGCGGGCGCGGTGATCGGTCTGATCAAGTCGGTCAGCGACGATCCGGTCGGCGGCCGCCCGCAGCCCGGTGAGTTCTGCTGGGAGTCGATCATGACCTCGGATCTCGCGCGCGCGAAGAAGGTCTACACGAGCGTGTTCGGCTGGATCGAGACGCAGATGCCGGGCGGCAGCAGCACCGTGTTCGCGACCGGCAAGGGGATGGAGGACGGCGTCGCGGACCTCGGCAAGGCGGAGGGCATGCCCCCGTCGTGGGCGACCTACGTCGTGGTCGAGACGCTCGAGACCGCACGCGCGAAGGCGGAGAAGCTCGGCGCGAAGATCGTCGTGCCGCTCATCGAGGTGCCGAACGTCGGTCGCATCACGTTCATCCAGGATCCGACGGGCGCGCACATCGGGCTCTTCCAGCCCCAATTCTGATCGTCGCGCGCACGGCCTGCGTACCCCGCGCATCGCATGCGACCGCACGCTCGCGGTACGCTCGATCGCGGGGGAAACGGTGGCCATCTACTACAACCTCGCAGCGTTCCTGGGAGCGCGCGACGAAGCGGAAGCCTTCGTCGCGCACTTCCACGGGCGCACGATCCCGATCGAGCACGGGGAGCTCGTCCTCGACATCACGTTGCGCGAGACGCCGAGCGGGTGGCTCGTGGGGCTCTGGCCGGTCGGCATGAGCTACGGCACCTGCGACGATCCGCGCCTCGTCACGCCCGAGGCGCGCGAGGCCGCGGCGCGATGGTTCGAGCGCGAGCTCCGCGGCGCGCCCACGTTCCGCGCGGCGGCGTTCGGCGCGGAGATCTACGACACGTTCCTCGACACCACGCTCGCCGAGCTCGTCGACGGCGGCGGGATGCCGGGGCTGGTGCTCGACATCCGCACCCACGTGTCGCTGCGATCGCCCGCGGGCACGAAGCCGTTCGGCCCCGGTCGTCGCTGGTGGCCGCGCACCAAGACGCCCTGAGCGCTCACGACGGGCGCACGACGCGGCCCGGGGTCGCGCCGGTGAGCGCGCCGTTCGTCGCGATCGTCTCGCCGCGCACGATCGTCGCGCGATAGCCGATCGCGTCCTGCAGGAAGCGTTTTCCGCCCGCGGGCAGATCGCGCACCAGGCGCGGCGCGCGCAGCGCGAGGTGGTCGAGCTCGATCACGTTGAGATCGGCGCGGCGTCCGATCGTGATCTCGCCGCGATCGGCGAAGCCCGCCCAGCGCGCGGGCTCGCTCGTCAGCTTTCGCACCGCCTCTTCGATCGTGAACCGACCGCGCTCGCGATCGCGCGCCCAGTGCACGAGGAAGTACGTGAACATGCTGGCGTCGCAGATGGTGCCGACGTGCGCGCCGCCGTCGCCGAGCGAGACCATCGCGCGCGGGTGGTGCAGCATCTCCGCGACGTCGTCGAGCGAGTAGCTGCCGTAGTTGTAGAGCGGGAAGTAGAGCAGCGCGTTGCCGCCCTCCTCGAGCAGTGCGTCGTAGACGACCTCGAGCGCAGGCACGCCGCGGCGCATCGCCTCGGCGAAGAGCGCGTCCTGGCGCTGCGGCTCGTAGCTCGGCGTCGAGCCCATGCGGAAGAGGCGCATCGCGACGAAGTCGACCGCGGCGAGCAGCTGATCGGCGAGCGGCGGGATCGGCGATCCATCGCCCGCGACCTTTTCTGAACGCTCGCTCAACAACTTCGCCTTCACCTCGGGGCGCGAGAGGATCGCGACCCGCTCGGCGAGCGGAAGGTGCGCGATCGCCTTGTACGACGGGAACCCGATGAAGGGATGGAACGTCGCGTCGAGCCCGAGGATCACGCCGATCGGACGCGGCGCGACGAGCGCGTTCATCGTCACGCCGCGCGCGCTCGCGCGCTCGATGCGCGCGAGGATCTTGCGCCACTGATCGGTCGCCGAGTCGCGCTGCAGCGTCGAGATCGCGAGGGGCCGGCCCGCCGCCTCGGCCATCGCCTCGAGCGCGTCGAACTCGGGATCGAAGCGCTCCGGCGAGACGTGCATGTCGAAGTCGCTGACCGCCTGGAGCACACCGCGCCCGAGCCCCTCGAACGCGCGCGCGATGCCCGCGAGCTCGCGCGCCTCGGCGTCGGCGGCGGGCGTCTCGCTGCCGTCCTTCGCGCGATGGTTGTCGCTGCGGCCCGTCGAGAACCCGAGCGCGCCCCGATCGAGCGCGCTCCGCAGCATCGCGCGCATCTGCGCGACGTCGTCGTCGGTCGCGCGTCCGCCCGCCACCGCACGCTCGCCCATCACGTACACGCGCAGCGCGTCGTGCGGCACCTGCGCCGCGACGTCGATCGTGCGCGGCCGGCGATCGAGCGCGTCGAGGTACTCGCCGAAGTGCTCCCACTCCCAGCGGATCCCCTCGGCGAGCGCGCTGCCCGGGATGTCCTCGACCCCCTCCATCAGCGCGATGAGGCGCTCGCGATCGCGCGGCCGCACCGGCGCGAACCCCACGCCGCAATTGCCCATCACCGCGGTGGTCACGCCGTGCGCCGAGCTCGGCAGCATCTGCGCGTCCCACGTCGCCTGGCCGTCGTAGTGCGTGTGCACGTCGACGAAGCCCGGCGTCACGAGCGCGCCCTCGGCGTCGATCGTGCGCGTCGCGCGCTCCTCGAGCGCACCGATCGCCACGATGCGCCCGTCCTTCACGCCGACGTCGGCGCGCCGCGCGGGCGCTCCCGTTCCGTCGACCACCATCCCGTTCACGATCGCGAGGTCGTACGCCACGCCGGCAGTATCGCGGAATCGCGCCACGCGTGTCGACGCGCCTCGCCCACGTTCACAGGCGCGAACGATGCACGCGCTCGTGCTCGAGATGGCCGAGGTCTACGAACGACATCCGCTCGAGCGCACGACCAAGAGCGACGCGCGCAAGCTCGTCGGGATCGTGCTGTTCGCGCTCTTCATCCCGCCTCTCGTCGCGACGGTGATCCTGCTGCTCGCGGAGATCGGCGATCGCAATCGCATCGTCACCCCGGACGAGAGCGCGATCGAGAGCGCGAAGTAAGGAGCTCACGCGCATGGCCGAGA is a window encoding:
- a CDS encoding N-acyl-D-amino-acid deacylase family protein, coding for MAYDLAIVNGMVVDGTGAPARRADVGVKDGRIVAIGALEERATRTIDAEGALVTPGFVDVHTHYDGQATWDAQMLPSSAHGVTTAVMGNCGVGFAPVRPRDRERLIALMEGVEDIPGSALAEGIRWEWEHFGEYLDALDRRPRTIDVAAQVPHDALRVYVMGERAVAGGRATDDDVAQMRAMLRSALDRGALGFSTGRSDNHRAKDGSETPAADAEARELAGIARAFEGLGRGVLQAVSDFDMHVSPERFDPEFDALEAMAEAAGRPLAISTLQRDSATDQWRKILARIERASARGVTMNALVAPRPIGVILGLDATFHPFIGFPSYKAIAHLPLAERVAILSRPEVKAKLLSERSEKVAGDGSPIPPLADQLLAAVDFVAMRLFRMGSTPSYEPQRQDALFAEAMRRGVPALEVVYDALLEEGGNALLYFPLYNYGSYSLDDVAEMLHHPRAMVSLGDGGAHVGTICDASMFTYFLVHWARDRERGRFTIEEAVRKLTSEPARWAGFADRGEITIGRRADLNVIELDHLALRAPRLVRDLPAGGKRFLQDAIGYRATIVRGETIATNGALTGATPGRVVRPS
- a CDS encoding VOC family protein; this encodes MSVKRTPGRVVWRELTTDDADKAQAFYSALFGWRFVDFPMGEGAPPYPIAHVGEKGIGGIMKKPEGAPFPPFWLSYVSVEDVDAAVARMNEAGGSTMMPPTDVPEVGRLAIVADFAGAVIGLIKSVSDDPVGGRPQPGEFCWESIMTSDLARAKKVYTSVFGWIETQMPGGSSTVFATGKGMEDGVADLGKAEGMPPSWATYVVVETLETARAKAEKLGAKIVVPLIEVPNVGRITFIQDPTGAHIGLFQPQF